In the Vanacampus margaritifer isolate UIUO_Vmar chromosome 9, RoL_Vmar_1.0, whole genome shotgun sequence genome, AGTAGTTGTTTGTTTCCATGACTTTTAAATATTATAGCTTCCTAATGACAAAACAGCTGGCTAAGTTCAGGTGTCCACATCACATGCAATTTAGCTCTCACGCTCAGGAAGCAGGAAGTTACATAATGATTTAGTTCTCAATATCCACATTGACCCCGACTTGCTTGTTCCTGTAGTATGGCAGCTGCATGCAGGGTCCAGGAGGAACTCCCGGCAGAGACGGTAACCCTGGGGCCAACGGCATCCCGGGAACGCCGGGCATCCCTGGACGTGACGGACTCAAAGGGGAGAAGGGTGAATGTGTCAATGAGATCTTTGAGGAACCTTGGAGGCCCAACTACAAGCAGTGTGCCTGGAACTCCTTGAATTATGGGATCGACCTTGGAAAAATTGCTGTAAGTTCAAATTGCCTTTGCAATTTGAAAATTGCCTTCTAGTAATGTGCATCGTGTTGTCAATGTGAATGTGATTAATTGATCCCTATAGTAAATAGTGACCTCAAATGTGCCATTCTCCTGCTCTGTGTCTTGTAGGACTGTACGTTTACCAAGCTGCGCTCAGACAGCGCCCTCAGAGTCCTCTTCAGTGGCTCCCTCAGACTCAAGTGCAAGAACGCATGTTGCCAAAGGTGGTACTTCACCTTCAATGGAGCAGAGTGCACGGCGCCACTGCCCATAGAGTCCATCATATACTTAGACCAAGGCAGTCCAGAGCTCAATTCAACCATCAATATTCACAGAACATCCTCAGGTAtggttacattttaaattttaattttgaactATGTAGAGGACAACTACAGTATTGCACTTTATTACTGTCTATTTGTGCCATCTAACCTGTGGGGTGGTAGTGCTCCATTCCAATAttcatcctttaaaaaaaaacaaaaaactgtatgAGCATTGTAGTCAAAAAAATTCCACGTTGGCATGGCTTTTGTTGGTGGAATAATGCACTCTGTCCATTTACATATAAACtagaggtgtcaggcgattaaaatgtttaaatcgtaattaatcgcatgagttcaatagttaactcacgattaatcgcaaattttacatctgttctaaatgtactttttttttcaagtttcataggcctactcttgttaacttaaaagtggggaaaaatgttaaactaatagaaatatggctgcatcttttagtcattgataataattcatacaattgAGTTAAAGAtgtagatgtactgtactgtaaaaatctagtatgatattgatttgtgttggtcatttttctgccactagatggcataattgcatttgtaagacgttggtgacagcttagtgaatttttcttttcatattaagagctatctaatatttaacatgaagcaacttctgaattttgaattaaatttctgaaattgtaaaatacaacttgaccgcagtctccacaaatatatgcattattattattacatttattactaatacattttgacgtggatgtgcctgctgcgttgcgattggaattcccccagtacaggctttccaagtaaggggcggtcattaatcgcgcgtaaaaaaaaaagtgtcattagagtaacttcaaattaactcaaaattaacagaCTAGGTTTGACACCCCACATCTAAACATAATCTAATATCTAATAATAAACATCAGTGCGCTAATGGCTGGTAATGACCATGATGTCAAAGTGGGGCTAAATGGGTCGAGAATGCGGGAGTAAAGCAGGAAAAGAAGAAATTGAGGCAGCTGTGAGGATATAGCTCACAATCTCTGTTCTAAGGGTGTTTGAGGGACACCACTATTACACACTCATTCACATCTTTTTATATTACACCAGTAAACAGCTATGCTATCAGTGAGTGACTCTTAAACACCAATGAATTCTATAGTTTGGAGATGCAGTACAGTACGCTTTTCTCTGGAGTGCAAATATTGACAAGTAGCAGTTTGCAAATGGCAAGATGATAATAGTAAGGTCTCTATTATCATCGTGATGTACGCTAGTTTTATATATAGCAGTTTATAAAAAGTTACAGCGGTTGGGATTGCGATTTCTAATCCTTATGCTTAAAGAAAGCTACCTGGATAATCAGTGGCAGCTTGTCAGGCCGCCTTGAAAGAGacaaaaattaaattaagaatatgaaatattataaaaattcTTCTAAATTTAAGTTTTCTAGACAAGCAGGATAAATAGTATGTTATTAATGAGTAAAATTTATTTGCTTATGTCACCGCC is a window encoding:
- the LOC144058117 gene encoding collagen triple helix repeat-containing protein 1-like isoform X2 — encoded protein: MMSPLAHSLLLLLVCFTLPVYGEEKYGSCMQGPGGTPGRDGNPGANGIPGTPGIPGRDGLKGEKGECVNEIFEEPWRPNYKQCAWNSLNYGIDLGKIADCTFTKLRSDSALRVLFSGSLRLKCKNACCQRWYFTFNGAECTAPLPIESIIYLDQGSPELNSTINIHRTSSVEGLCEGVKAGLVDVAVWVGTCADYPRGDASTGWNSVSRIIIEELPK
- the LOC144058117 gene encoding collagen triple helix repeat-containing protein 1-like isoform X1; amino-acid sequence: MMSPLAHSLLLLLVCFTLPVYGEEKVRSRGYRKDPDADKYGSCMQGPGGTPGRDGNPGANGIPGTPGIPGRDGLKGEKGECVNEIFEEPWRPNYKQCAWNSLNYGIDLGKIADCTFTKLRSDSALRVLFSGSLRLKCKNACCQRWYFTFNGAECTAPLPIESIIYLDQGSPELNSTINIHRTSSVEGLCEGVKAGLVDVAVWVGTCADYPRGDASTGWNSVSRIIIEELPK